In a genomic window of Variovorax paradoxus:
- the gcl gene encoding glyoxylate carboligase, with the protein MAKMTAVQAAVLVMEKEGVTQAFGVPGAAINPMYSALRQRGSIAHILARHVEGASHMAEGYTRAVAGNIGVCIGTSGPAGTDMITGLYSAWADSIPILCITGQAPRARLYKEDFQAVDIESISKPVTKWSVTVREPGQVPQVFQQAFHLMRSGRPGPVLIDLPFDVQMAQIEFDIDSYEPLKPYKPAASRAQIERAIEMLNAAERPLIVAGGGVINADASELLVRFAEATGVPVIPTLMGWGSIPDDHPLMAGMCGLQTSHRYGNATMLASDFVLGIGNRWANRHTGSVDVYTKGRKFVHVDIEPTQIGRVFTPDFGIVSDAKAALELFVQVAEEMKAAGRLPSRREWANACIERKRTMLRKTNFDEVPMKPQRVYQCMNNNFDNDTCYVSTIGLSQIAAAQFLHVYNPRHWINCGQAGPLGWTIPAALGVRAADPTRKIVALSGDYDFQFMIEELAVGAQFKLPYIHIVVNNSYLGLIRQAQRGFEMDYCVQLAFDNINAGPDAGIESSYGVDHMKVVEGLGCKAIRVNRQEEIAPAIRRAEALMAEHGVPVVIEVMLERVTNIAMGTEIDNITEFEPLAETPADAPTAVAAVLLD; encoded by the coding sequence ATGGCAAAGATGACCGCGGTCCAGGCCGCCGTGCTGGTGATGGAGAAGGAGGGCGTGACGCAGGCCTTCGGCGTGCCCGGTGCCGCCATCAATCCGATGTACTCGGCGCTGCGGCAACGCGGCAGCATCGCGCACATCCTCGCGCGCCACGTCGAGGGCGCCTCGCACATGGCCGAGGGCTACACCCGCGCCGTCGCCGGCAACATCGGCGTGTGCATCGGCACCTCGGGCCCCGCGGGCACCGACATGATCACGGGCCTGTACTCGGCCTGGGCCGACTCGATCCCGATCCTGTGCATCACCGGCCAGGCACCGCGCGCGCGCCTCTACAAGGAAGACTTCCAGGCGGTCGACATCGAGTCGATCTCCAAGCCGGTCACCAAGTGGTCGGTGACGGTGCGCGAACCCGGCCAGGTGCCGCAGGTGTTCCAGCAGGCCTTCCACCTGATGCGCTCGGGCCGCCCGGGCCCGGTGCTGATCGACCTGCCCTTCGACGTGCAGATGGCGCAGATCGAGTTCGACATCGACAGCTACGAACCGCTCAAGCCCTACAAGCCGGCCGCGAGCCGCGCCCAGATCGAGCGTGCGATCGAGATGCTGAACGCGGCCGAGCGCCCGCTGATCGTGGCCGGCGGCGGCGTCATCAACGCCGACGCGAGCGAACTGCTGGTGCGCTTCGCCGAAGCCACCGGCGTGCCCGTGATCCCCACGCTGATGGGCTGGGGCTCAATCCCCGACGACCATCCGCTGATGGCCGGCATGTGCGGCCTGCAGACCAGCCACCGCTACGGCAACGCCACCATGCTGGCCTCCGACTTCGTGCTGGGCATCGGCAACCGCTGGGCCAACCGCCACACCGGCTCGGTCGACGTCTACACCAAGGGCCGCAAGTTCGTGCACGTGGACATCGAGCCCACGCAGATCGGCCGCGTGTTCACGCCCGACTTCGGCATCGTCTCCGATGCCAAGGCCGCGCTCGAGCTGTTCGTGCAGGTGGCCGAGGAGATGAAGGCCGCGGGCCGACTTCCGAGCCGCCGCGAGTGGGCCAACGCGTGCATCGAGCGCAAGAGGACCATGCTGCGTAAGACCAACTTCGACGAAGTGCCGATGAAGCCGCAGCGCGTGTACCAGTGCATGAACAACAACTTCGACAACGACACCTGCTACGTCAGCACGATCGGGCTGTCGCAGATCGCCGCGGCGCAGTTCCTGCACGTCTACAACCCGCGCCACTGGATCAACTGCGGCCAGGCCGGCCCGCTGGGCTGGACCATTCCCGCCGCGCTCGGCGTGCGCGCGGCCGACCCCACGCGCAAGATCGTCGCGCTCTCGGGCGACTACGACTTCCAGTTCATGATCGAGGAGCTCGCGGTGGGTGCGCAGTTCAAGCTGCCCTACATCCACATCGTGGTCAACAACTCCTACCTCGGCCTGATCCGCCAGGCGCAGCGCGGCTTCGAGATGGACTACTGCGTGCAACTGGCCTTCGACAACATCAACGCGGGCCCCGACGCCGGCATCGAGAGCAGCTACGGCGTGGACCACATGAAGGTGGTCGAAGGCCTGGGCTGCAAGGCGATCCGCGTCAACCGCCAGGAAGAGATCGCCCCCGCGATCCGCCGCGCCGAGGCGCTGATGGCCGAGCACGGCGTGCCGGTGGTGATCGAGGTGATGCTCGAGCGCGTGACCAACATCGCGATGGGCACCGAGATCGACAACATCACCGAGTTCGAGCCGCTCGCGGAAACGCCGGCCGATGCGCCCACCGCCGTCGCAGCGGTGCTGTTGGACTGA
- the hyi gene encoding hydroxypyruvate isomerase encodes MPKFAANLTMLFTELPFLQRFEAAAKAGFEAVEYLFPYPFEKKDLTAALRANGLVQVLHNLPAGDWDKGERGIACHPERTGEFREGIAMAIDYATALGCPQVNCLVGKVPAGVSHDIAHRTVVENLRIAASELESAGIRLLVEPINPFDIPGFFLNRTEQAIALIDEVGSPNLRVQYDIYHAQRTEGELGNTLTQHFARIGHIQLADNPGRGEPGTGEINYPWLFQHIDALGYDGFIGCEYKPRATTVEGLGWRETLTRAQ; translated from the coding sequence ATGCCCAAGTTCGCAGCCAATCTCACCATGCTCTTCACCGAGCTGCCGTTCCTGCAGCGCTTCGAGGCCGCCGCCAAGGCAGGCTTCGAGGCGGTGGAGTACCTGTTCCCCTACCCCTTCGAGAAGAAGGACCTCACCGCCGCGCTGCGCGCCAACGGCCTCGTGCAGGTGCTGCACAACCTGCCGGCCGGCGACTGGGACAAGGGCGAGCGCGGCATCGCCTGCCATCCGGAGCGCACCGGCGAGTTCCGCGAAGGCATCGCGATGGCCATCGACTACGCCACGGCGCTCGGCTGCCCGCAGGTCAACTGCCTGGTCGGCAAGGTGCCGGCCGGCGTGAGCCACGACATCGCCCACCGCACGGTGGTCGAGAACCTGCGCATCGCCGCTTCCGAGCTCGAGTCGGCGGGCATCCGCCTGCTGGTCGAGCCGATCAACCCCTTCGACATTCCCGGCTTCTTCCTCAACCGCACCGAGCAGGCGATCGCGCTGATCGACGAGGTGGGCTCGCCCAACCTGCGCGTGCAGTACGACATCTACCACGCGCAGCGCACCGAGGGCGAGCTGGGCAACACGCTCACCCAGCACTTCGCGCGCATCGGCCACATCCAGCTGGCCGACAACCCGGGCCGCGGCGAGCCGGGCACGGGCGAGATCAACTACCCGTGGCTGTTCCAGCACATCGATGCGCTCGGCTACGACGGCTTCATCGGCTGCGAATACAAGCCGCGCGCCACCACCGTCGAAGGCCTGGGCTGGCGCGAGACGCTGACCCGCGCGCAGTGA
- a CDS encoding 2-hydroxy-3-oxopropionate reductase codes for MTQQASQRIGFIGLGIMGAPMAGHLLEAGHQLFVNTHGNTPEPFISRATICASPVEVARQADIVFVMVPDTPDVEKVLFGEPGREGVAAGLSKGKIVVDCSSIDPIATKGFAQRIEALGCGYIDAPVSGGEVGAKAASLTIMCGGDEGIFGRVRPLLEKMGKNVTLVGGVGDGQVCKVANQIIVALNIAAVGEALLFASKAGADPAKVRQALMGGFASSRILEVHGERMIKRTFAPGFRISLHQKDLNLALQSARSLGVALPQTAGAAQLMNACAALGHGQQDHSALVRALEALAQHTVAPD; via the coding sequence ATGACGCAACAAGCATCGCAACGCATCGGATTCATCGGCCTGGGCATCATGGGCGCGCCCATGGCGGGCCACCTGCTCGAGGCCGGCCACCAGCTGTTCGTGAACACGCACGGCAACACGCCCGAGCCCTTCATCTCGCGCGCCACCATCTGCGCCTCGCCGGTCGAGGTCGCGCGCCAGGCCGACATCGTGTTCGTGATGGTGCCCGACACGCCCGACGTGGAGAAGGTGCTGTTCGGCGAACCGGGCCGCGAGGGCGTGGCCGCGGGCCTGAGCAAGGGCAAGATCGTGGTGGACTGCAGCTCGATCGACCCGATCGCCACCAAGGGCTTCGCGCAGCGCATCGAGGCGCTGGGCTGCGGCTACATCGACGCGCCGGTCTCGGGCGGCGAGGTGGGCGCCAAGGCCGCGAGCCTCACGATCATGTGCGGCGGCGACGAAGGCATCTTCGGCCGCGTGCGTCCGCTGCTCGAGAAGATGGGCAAGAACGTGACGCTGGTGGGCGGCGTGGGCGACGGCCAGGTCTGCAAGGTGGCCAACCAGATCATCGTGGCGCTGAACATCGCGGCCGTGGGCGAGGCACTGCTGTTCGCGAGCAAGGCCGGTGCCGATCCGGCCAAGGTGCGCCAGGCGCTGATGGGCGGCTTCGCGAGCTCGCGCATCCTCGAAGTGCACGGCGAACGCATGATCAAGCGCACCTTCGCGCCGGGCTTCCGCATCTCGCTGCACCAGAAGGACCTGAACCTGGCGCTGCAGAGCGCGCGTTCGCTGGGCGTGGCGCTGCCGCAGACGGCCGGCGCGGCGCAACTGATGAACGCCTGCGCGGCACTGGGCCATGGGCAGCAGGACCACTCGGCGCTGGTGCGTGCGCTGGAGGCGCTGGCGCAGCACACGGTGGCGCCGGACTGA